One Luteibacter aegosomaticola genomic window carries:
- a CDS encoding efflux RND transporter periplasmic adaptor subunit, translated as MNLRSFRALAIMLACALTAPVVFAEATGETTANPLMLDASAIKEAGLVVSTAALRTLTDEVLAPGEVKVDAYSTVLVSPRIASQVVSRHVQLGDEVTIGQPLVTLSSVDVAETQGQLIVASQDWARVASLGPQAVSARRYNEALVQRDQARAKLKAYGLSDGQISHLIKRGSSAADGSFDLLAPRAGRVTTDDFIVGERIEPGRTLFTLVAESSVWVEARLGPGVAEQVRQGAAATIAAHGSELKGRVIQRSHHTDEKTRTVNVRIQVPNEDDLLHPGELVDARIAVATESQRLAVPADAVVLLQNQPTIFVRGKQPGLFEPVAVEVGDTRDGWVEVKQGLKPGAVYVSKGAFALKARILRSQLGEE; from the coding sequence ATGAACCTACGTTCCTTCCGCGCGCTCGCCATCATGCTGGCATGCGCGCTCACCGCTCCGGTGGTCTTTGCGGAGGCCACGGGCGAAACCACAGCCAACCCGCTGATGCTCGATGCCAGCGCCATCAAGGAGGCTGGGCTGGTCGTCAGCACGGCTGCACTTCGAACGCTCACGGACGAGGTGCTTGCCCCCGGCGAGGTTAAGGTCGACGCTTATTCCACCGTGCTGGTGTCGCCGCGCATCGCCTCTCAGGTTGTTAGCCGTCATGTGCAACTAGGCGACGAAGTGACGATTGGCCAGCCGCTGGTCACGCTCTCCAGCGTCGATGTCGCGGAAACCCAGGGCCAGCTGATCGTCGCCAGCCAGGACTGGGCGAGGGTCGCCTCGCTCGGCCCGCAGGCCGTATCCGCGCGCCGTTACAACGAGGCACTGGTCCAGCGCGATCAGGCGAGGGCGAAGCTGAAGGCGTACGGCCTTTCCGATGGGCAGATTAGTCATCTGATCAAGCGTGGATCTTCGGCTGCCGATGGCAGCTTCGACTTGCTGGCGCCGCGCGCAGGGCGCGTGACGACCGATGATTTCATCGTGGGCGAGCGCATCGAGCCGGGCCGCACGCTCTTCACCCTGGTGGCCGAGTCGTCCGTCTGGGTTGAAGCGCGTCTTGGCCCGGGCGTGGCGGAGCAGGTACGCCAGGGGGCGGCAGCGACCATCGCTGCCCACGGCAGTGAACTCAAGGGCCGTGTGATTCAGCGATCGCACCATACTGATGAGAAGACCCGAACGGTCAACGTACGGATCCAGGTGCCGAACGAAGATGACCTGCTGCATCCTGGCGAACTGGTCGACGCGCGCATCGCCGTCGCGACGGAAAGCCAGCGCCTGGCGGTGCCAGCGGATGCCGTGGTGCTGTTGCAGAACCAGCCCACGATCTTCGTGCGGGGTAAGCAGCCTGGCCTGTTCGAGCCTGTGGCGGTGGAAGTGGGCGACACCCGGGACGGTTGGGTCGAAGTGAAGCAGGGACTCAAGCCCGGCGCCGTTTACGTCAGTAAGGGCGCGTTCGCCCTGAAGGCGCGCATCCTCCGCTCGCAGCTGGGGGAAGAGTGA
- a CDS encoding TolC family protein has product MSALRAAPLGALCVWLGACAFANPVFAAPALATQPPPDLQAAIRTLWATSPQVQAAEAELRAARERARAAAQPVYNPSLQLDGENADVDRRTVGASLPLDVFGKRKARVREGDAAVRASEAAYALQRRDVARDWLKAWAGVVLIREQRALGEHRLVLMRRFDELAGQRLKVGDISSPERDLAGLALGEALVEQAALATQEAEASGALAALGGAEAALPSLPRSLPSPAAAIVPIEVADRPDILQAQSEQERADAAVNVADRNRRPDPTLSLTGGQVRSGSRTDRVVGISIAMPLPVLNSGRYEVSAARADADAAFASRRAVELRSDAQLRQAQATYAAMRSASEAFRLGRAGAFNERAALLDKLWQAGEISTSDYLVQLKQSLDTALSGIALENQTWQAWFDYLAASGRLNEWVAGDLKDASP; this is encoded by the coding sequence ATGTCTGCTTTACGTGCAGCGCCCCTGGGCGCCCTGTGCGTGTGGCTCGGTGCGTGCGCTTTCGCGAACCCTGTGTTCGCTGCGCCCGCGCTGGCCACCCAACCTCCCCCTGACTTGCAGGCGGCCATTCGCACCTTATGGGCAACCAGCCCGCAGGTGCAGGCCGCCGAAGCCGAACTGCGTGCCGCGCGGGAACGAGCGCGTGCCGCCGCGCAGCCCGTCTATAACCCGTCGCTTCAGCTCGATGGCGAAAATGCGGACGTCGATCGGCGAACGGTCGGCGCGAGTTTGCCTCTCGACGTCTTCGGTAAACGTAAGGCGCGTGTCCGCGAAGGCGATGCCGCCGTTCGCGCGAGTGAGGCCGCCTACGCACTTCAACGCCGCGACGTCGCGCGCGATTGGCTGAAGGCTTGGGCGGGCGTCGTACTTATCCGTGAGCAGCGGGCGCTCGGCGAGCATCGTCTCGTGCTGATGCGCCGCTTCGACGAACTTGCCGGGCAGCGCCTGAAGGTGGGCGATATCAGCAGCCCTGAGCGGGACCTGGCTGGCCTCGCGTTGGGCGAAGCGCTGGTGGAACAAGCGGCGCTGGCTACGCAGGAAGCTGAAGCGTCAGGCGCGCTCGCTGCATTGGGTGGGGCGGAGGCGGCGCTTCCGTCGCTACCGCGAAGCTTGCCGTCGCCCGCGGCCGCGATCGTTCCCATTGAGGTGGCGGACCGTCCAGACATCCTCCAGGCCCAGTCCGAACAGGAGCGCGCAGACGCCGCGGTCAACGTGGCTGACCGGAATCGCCGTCCTGATCCGACCCTCAGCCTGACCGGTGGCCAGGTGCGCAGTGGGTCACGGACCGATCGGGTGGTGGGTATCAGCATCGCCATGCCTTTGCCGGTGCTTAACAGCGGACGCTACGAGGTCAGCGCAGCGCGCGCGGACGCCGATGCGGCCTTTGCTTCGCGCAGGGCGGTCGAACTCCGTTCCGATGCGCAACTGAGGCAAGCGCAGGCCACATACGCAGCCATGCGATCCGCCAGTGAAGCGTTCCGTCTGGGTCGGGCTGGCGCCTTCAACGAGCGCGCCGCCTTGCTAGACAAGCTTTGGCAGGCCGGCGAGATCAGTACCTCCGATTACCTCGTGCAGCTGAAGCAGAGTCTCGACACCGCGCTCTCCGGCATCGCCCTCGAAAACCAGACCTGGCAGGCGTGGTTCGACTACCTCGCCGCTTCCGGCCGTCTCAATGAATGGGTCGCCGGTGACCTGAAGGATGCATCCCCATGA